From the Deltaproteobacteria bacterium genome, the window TCAAAAAAACAAAGGTGGGTTTGGCCACATCTTTCAGCTCGTCCCGCAGTCCCGATCCAACGATGAAAGCCGTTACCAGGCTGACCATCAGAATCAAATAAAAAAGCAGGATGAAGCGGGTGCTGCTGAAGTGATCCGCCAATTCCTTGCGGCATATGGTAAGTATTCCCTTCACGACTAACCCTCCTTGAAATACTTCATGTAGACCTCTTCCAGGGTATAACTCTCCGGCCCTACCCCGAATTTTTCTTTAGCCAGGTCTTCGATCCGGCCAACGGCCACCAAGTGACCCTTGATCATAATCCCCACCCGGTGGCTAATTTTCTGAACTTGATCTAAGAGGTGGGAACAGAAAAAGACCGTAATTTTTTTATCCTGGCTGAGGGATCGAATCAACTCCAGCATCTGGATCGACCCGTCAGGATCGAGCCCCAGCGTGGGCTCATCCAGGAAAACTACCTGAGGATCTTTCAGAAGGACCTCGGCAATTCCTAAGCGCTGCCTCATGCCGCGGGAGTATTCCCCTACTTTCTTTTTGGGGTCCACTTCGAGGTCAACAATCTTCAAAAGTTCCTTGATCTTGTTGCTGGCCAGGTCATCAGGAATTCCGTTCAGCCGGCTAATGAACAGTAAGTTCTGGACGGCATTCATATCGTCATAGAACCCGACATTTTCTGCCAGGTAGCCCACCAACCTTTTTACCTTCAGTGGTTCGCGGGTGGGGTCAAAGCCGCAAACCCAGGCCTTCCCGGAGGT encodes:
- a CDS encoding ABC transporter ATP-binding protein → MNGRNVIETQELTKVYGEQVAVDHLNLKINEGEVFGFLGPNGAGKTTTLLMLLGLSEPTSGKAWVCGFDPTREPLKVKRLVGYLAENVGFYDDMNAVQNLLFISRLNGIPDDLASNKIKELLKIVDLEVDPKKKVGEYSRGMRQRLGIAEVLLKDPQVVFLDEPTLGLDPDGSIQMLELIRSLSQDKKITVFFCSHLLDQVQKISHRVGIMIKGHLVAVGRIEDLAKEKFGVGPESYTLEEVYMKYFKEG